In the genome of Paenibacillus pabuli, one region contains:
- a CDS encoding SOS response-associated peptidase gives MCGRFTITDSIEDIIERYMAAMANGFEYKPNYNAAPKQYIPAIIASKEGNRLGSLRWGLVPSWATDDKIGNKMINARAETLSEKPAFKALIRSKRCIIPTNGFYEWKKEGLTKRPMRILMKDEHLFSLAGLYDTWLDPEGNKISTCTIITTEPNELMIDIHNRMPVILRPEDEAEWLERDNSDVQSLLGMLKPYKASEMRAYEVPKEVGNVRNNYEGLLKQVT, from the coding sequence ATGTGTGGTAGATTTACAATAACTGATTCGATCGAGGACATCATTGAACGTTACATGGCGGCCATGGCTAATGGATTTGAGTACAAGCCGAATTACAATGCAGCACCTAAGCAATACATCCCGGCAATTATCGCTAGCAAAGAAGGCAATCGATTGGGATCGCTCCGATGGGGTCTAGTCCCTTCTTGGGCTACGGATGACAAGATTGGAAATAAGATGATTAACGCTCGAGCTGAAACTCTTTCCGAAAAGCCAGCCTTCAAAGCCCTAATCCGCTCCAAACGTTGTATCATCCCAACAAACGGATTTTATGAGTGGAAGAAAGAAGGATTAACAAAGCGGCCAATGCGGATACTCATGAAGGATGAACACTTATTCTCATTGGCAGGATTGTACGATACCTGGCTAGATCCAGAGGGCAATAAGATAAGCACATGTACTATCATTACTACTGAGCCGAATGAGTTGATGATAGACATCCATAACCGTATGCCAGTTATATTACGCCCCGAAGATGAAGCTGAATGGCTTGAAAGAGATAATTCCGACGTTCAGTCGTTACTAGGGATGCTCAAACCATACAAAGCGTCTGAGATGCGTGCTTACGAGGTCCCTAAAGAAGTTGGTAATGTGCGGAATAACTATGAGGGATTATTAAAGCAAGTAACTTGA
- a CDS encoding LLM class flavin-dependent oxidoreductase produces the protein MKLSVLEHGHINEGRTVQDTLQETVTLAKHADELGFSRFWMSEHHGSGALSFSSPEVMIAHVAAHTDRIRVGSGGVMLPHYSAYKVAENFRLLEALHPGRIDLGIGRAPGGMPIASRALNEGKSSNVQFFPQQIADLGGYFHEQLPEDHRFASLVAGPSVTTVPEVWLLGSSSEGARIAAAQGTAYAFAQFFGTPGGEEAMKHYRRHFKPSILNDKPHSMIAVSAFCAETEEAAADLARSNELFFLRLGRGLEQNSFPSLETVNNYPFTAMEMEQIRQRRSFSIIGTPDQVKDKITAMAERYEADEVIIASAIHSFEDRLRSFSLIAEAFNLKQD, from the coding sequence ATGAAACTTAGTGTACTTGAACATGGACATATTAATGAAGGACGGACGGTACAGGATACCCTTCAGGAGACGGTAACTCTTGCCAAACATGCAGATGAACTGGGCTTCTCCCGCTTCTGGATGTCGGAACATCACGGCAGCGGGGCACTGTCGTTTTCCAGTCCAGAAGTTATGATTGCACACGTTGCAGCACATACAGATCGAATTCGCGTAGGTTCAGGCGGCGTTATGCTGCCCCATTACAGTGCATATAAAGTTGCCGAGAACTTCCGTTTGCTGGAGGCGCTGCATCCGGGTCGAATCGACCTTGGAATTGGCAGGGCACCGGGTGGAATGCCGATTGCGAGCAGAGCTCTGAACGAAGGAAAGTCATCGAATGTGCAATTCTTCCCGCAGCAGATTGCCGATCTGGGTGGATACTTTCATGAACAGCTGCCAGAGGATCATCGTTTTGCATCCCTAGTGGCCGGACCATCCGTAACCACTGTTCCGGAAGTATGGTTGCTTGGCTCAAGTTCCGAAGGTGCGAGAATTGCTGCGGCACAAGGGACAGCTTACGCATTTGCTCAATTTTTCGGAACGCCGGGCGGGGAGGAAGCGATGAAGCATTATCGCAGACATTTCAAGCCATCCATCCTCAATGACAAACCACATTCCATGATTGCGGTATCGGCATTTTGTGCAGAGACCGAGGAAGCGGCCGCTGATCTTGCTCGCAGCAATGAGTTATTTTTCCTGCGGCTTGGCCGGGGTCTGGAGCAGAACTCATTCCCATCCCTGGAAACGGTGAATAACTATCCATTTACGGCCATGGAGATGGAACAGATCCGTCAACGCCGTTCTTTTTCCATTATAGGTACACCGGATCAGGTAAAAGACAAAATTACGGCAATGGCTGAACGCTATGAAGCAGATGAAGTTATTATTGCATCAGCGATTCATTCATTCGAAGATCGTTTGCGTTCATTCAGCCTGATAGCGGAAGCCTTCAATTTAAAGCAGGATTAA
- a CDS encoding putative PEP-binding protein, producing MTKRVVLLEEGTAEMKGLMGSKGAGLVALFQAGWPVPAGFIVTQEGCRTFCTRLAHLSAEGAQEIGSAIQHLEKQSGRFFGDSSAPLLLAVRSSETCSRGTASHALLHVGLNDVTVEGFARQTNDRQYALNCYRILLQDYGQLVHDIPYALFEEKWGDISILDEAKLEFAIAEYKRLIEENGRQPFPQDVQLQLKEVMRAVSDSQHIRHNSQQELLRNPSHFSHETQGAAVLIQVMVNGERGDRSGFGTVYSRHPGTGERGMIGDYVSASASWRSNEGLDQLRSENPEVYSLLQDACGYLESHTREVQEIQFVVDTGTLYLVEISEARLTSQATLRSTVDFVDAGVITKEDAILRIQPWHVTELLKASSNLSPELQLLLEWADEMKGLTILSNVDHPKDAVKARALGAEGIGLCRTEQLLLSASRFPFVQKMILADNEAERKRGLERLLPMQQADFEQLFEAMDGYPVTIRLLDPPLHELLPDIERLNERREQLALCKLEENSTEVQELERVIRRVLELHEQYPLLGQRDCRLGSVFPEIYDMQLEAIFRAAVKGIRQGLWVRPEIMIPLVGHANEIQVMRELVDQVADQVLGEEKRHCLYKVGARIEVPRAALTAAPIARHADFFSFGTDELTQMTFGYSRHHTEKPSLHFIDPQRSLLSNPFQVLDIDGVGQLVEMALVQGRIRKPHLKAGICGENAADPASIAFCHRIGLDYVSCLPEQVPLARIAAAQASLLAQKQDPNKNRQDDDISTIA from the coding sequence ATGACAAAACGGGTAGTTCTATTGGAAGAAGGTACGGCAGAGATGAAAGGGCTGATGGGTAGTAAAGGGGCTGGACTTGTGGCGTTGTTCCAGGCAGGTTGGCCCGTTCCGGCCGGATTCATTGTAACACAGGAAGGCTGTCGCACGTTCTGTACCCGTCTTGCACATCTTTCAGCTGAAGGAGCCCAAGAGATTGGCAGCGCAATTCAGCATCTGGAGAAGCAATCCGGCAGATTTTTCGGCGATTCCTCAGCACCGCTGCTTCTTGCCGTCCGGTCAAGTGAAACGTGTTCCCGTGGTACAGCATCCCATGCTTTGCTTCATGTAGGACTGAATGATGTGACGGTAGAGGGTTTCGCGAGGCAAACGAATGATCGTCAGTATGCCCTTAATTGTTATCGAATTTTGTTGCAGGATTATGGTCAACTGGTGCACGACATTCCGTATGCCCTATTTGAAGAAAAATGGGGAGACATCTCGATACTCGATGAAGCGAAGCTGGAATTCGCCATCGCGGAATATAAACGCTTAATAGAAGAGAATGGGCGTCAGCCTTTCCCTCAAGATGTGCAGTTACAGTTAAAAGAAGTGATGCGTGCGGTTTCTGATTCACAACATATCCGGCACAACTCTCAACAAGAACTTCTTCGTAATCCTTCTCATTTCTCCCATGAAACTCAAGGAGCAGCTGTTCTTATACAGGTGATGGTCAATGGTGAGCGTGGTGACCGAAGCGGGTTCGGGACGGTATATTCTCGTCATCCAGGTACCGGGGAACGAGGTATGATAGGTGATTACGTTTCTGCTTCTGCTTCCTGGCGTTCAAATGAAGGACTGGATCAACTGCGGAGTGAAAATCCTGAAGTGTACAGTCTTTTGCAGGATGCTTGCGGTTATCTGGAGTCCCACACGAGAGAGGTACAGGAGATCCAATTTGTTGTGGATACAGGGACCTTGTATCTTGTGGAAATCAGTGAAGCGAGGTTAACCTCACAGGCGACGCTGAGGAGTACTGTAGACTTCGTGGATGCAGGGGTAATCACCAAAGAGGATGCAATATTACGTATCCAGCCTTGGCATGTAACAGAATTGCTGAAAGCATCTTCAAACTTATCACCAGAGCTGCAGCTTCTGCTCGAATGGGCTGATGAAATGAAGGGACTTACCATACTTTCGAATGTGGATCATCCCAAGGATGCCGTGAAAGCCCGCGCGTTAGGGGCTGAGGGCATTGGATTGTGTCGGACAGAACAACTGTTGTTGTCTGCTTCGAGATTTCCTTTTGTACAGAAAATGATTCTGGCAGATAATGAAGCTGAGCGCAAACGTGGACTGGAACGTCTACTGCCGATGCAGCAGGCTGATTTTGAACAACTCTTCGAAGCGATGGATGGTTATCCGGTAACCATTCGATTGCTTGATCCGCCGCTACATGAGCTGCTGCCTGATATTGAAAGGTTAAACGAACGACGTGAGCAGTTGGCTCTCTGCAAATTGGAGGAAAACAGCACCGAAGTGCAGGAGCTTGAGCGTGTCATCCGCAGGGTGCTGGAATTGCATGAACAATATCCGTTGCTAGGACAACGGGACTGTCGACTGGGAAGCGTGTTCCCGGAAATCTACGATATGCAGCTTGAAGCCATTTTTCGTGCAGCGGTGAAGGGCATCCGCCAAGGACTGTGGGTGAGACCTGAGATTATGATTCCTTTGGTGGGTCATGCCAATGAAATTCAGGTCATGAGAGAGCTGGTGGATCAAGTAGCGGACCAGGTGCTTGGAGAGGAGAAGCGTCACTGTCTTTACAAAGTGGGAGCACGGATTGAAGTTCCTCGAGCGGCATTGACCGCAGCTCCGATTGCCCGTCATGCGGACTTCTTCTCGTTTGGCACCGATGAGCTGACACAGATGACGTTTGGTTACAGCCGTCACCATACGGAGAAGCCATCCCTTCATTTTATTGATCCACAACGCTCATTGCTCAGCAATCCATTTCAGGTACTGGATATCGACGGAGTGGGGCAGCTGGTGGAGATGGCTCTCGTACAGGGTCGAATTCGGAAACCTCATCTAAAAGCAGGCATCTGTGGCGAGAATGCAGCCGATCCGGCTTCCATTGCTTTTTGCCACCGTATTGGTCTGGATTATGTAAGTTGTTTGCCAGAACAGGTACCGCTTGCTCGTATTGCTGCCGCACAGGCGTCACTCCTTGCCCAGAAGCAGGACCCAAACAAAAACAGGCAGGACGACGATATATCGACGATTGCGTAA
- a CDS encoding 3'-5' exonuclease has protein sequence MKITFMPDTYTVEELKVSHLHDRTYCIFDLEGTGINPAEESVTQFGAMYYKKGASLNSTFSSLVRAYKPIPEAVAKLTGISNEDMIQAPSFAEAYHAFLEFIGDNVLVTQAGYEYDLPMLKRHCDMNGLSMFTNSVLDTKAMFTYIHPEISEVISTDFLIRYYDLNTDEIHRHNALADCSVIGRIFEHVLNEYQALALDHFTADRGHRMKRFVIPEMYLTAPIGGGKPNE, from the coding sequence ATGAAGATTACGTTTATGCCAGATACGTACACGGTTGAAGAGCTAAAAGTCTCTCACTTACATGATAGGACGTACTGCATATTTGATCTTGAAGGAACAGGGATTAATCCGGCAGAGGAAAGTGTGACTCAATTTGGTGCGATGTATTACAAAAAAGGAGCTTCATTAAATTCAACGTTCTCTTCACTCGTACGTGCCTATAAACCGATCCCGGAAGCGGTCGCGAAGTTAACGGGCATCTCAAATGAGGATATGATCCAGGCCCCCTCATTTGCAGAAGCATATCACGCTTTTCTGGAATTCATCGGGGATAACGTATTAGTAACGCAGGCTGGTTATGAGTATGATTTGCCTATGTTGAAACGACATTGTGATATGAATGGTCTGTCGATGTTTACCAATTCGGTTTTGGATACAAAAGCGATGTTTACATATATTCATCCTGAAATCTCCGAGGTTATCTCTACCGATTTCCTGATCCGGTATTATGACCTGAATACAGACGAAATTCACAGGCACAATGCCTTAGCTGATTGTAGTGTGATTGGTCGTATTTTTGAACATGTCCTGAATGAATATCAGGCTCTTGCATTGGATCATTTTACTGCGGATAGGGGACATAGAATGAAACGTTTTGTGATTCCCGAGATGTATTTAACAGCACCGATCGGAGGAGGGAAGCCAAATGAGTAG
- a CDS encoding VOC family protein — translation MFTQVGQIMLYVNDQDKALQFWTEKAGFHVVNEVNGNGMRWIEIAPVKDAQTTIILHDKEFVANMSPELNLGTPSLMLFTDNLDQLYTHLSNKQVTVGEIVTMPGGRVFNFADDENNYFAVMEKN, via the coding sequence ATGTTTACTCAAGTCGGGCAAATTATGTTGTATGTAAACGATCAGGACAAGGCTCTTCAATTTTGGACGGAAAAAGCAGGTTTCCATGTCGTTAACGAAGTCAATGGGAATGGCATGCGCTGGATCGAGATTGCTCCTGTGAAGGATGCTCAAACTACCATTATCCTGCACGACAAAGAATTTGTTGCCAACATGTCCCCTGAATTAAACCTTGGCACACCATCTCTTATGCTATTCACAGATAACCTGGATCAACTTTACACTCACTTATCCAATAAACAAGTTACGGTTGGCGAAATTGTAACGATGCCTGGCGGAAGAGTTTTCAACTTTGCAGATGACGAAAACAATTACTTTGCGGTGATGGAGAAAAACTAA
- a CDS encoding LTA synthase family protein produces the protein MFNSKNKRISSRTLFAVLFILMLLKLSLLRYFFFQGLSGIGFVTDALGALTVVCILDLIVPKTWKRAVYAGFNVLFSLVLFAATLYNVHFSSVPTYTALSELGQVAQVRGSIGPLVRPEHFLFFVDIVLALPIWLILRSRRTSSRNSSYRDSGLHFGRSRRRYWGKLGVALTASFCIVLSGSLIVKGESIDNELVRAENLGFLNYQVSSAILTSKENEAIANGNINETIDKINQLVSKYPYQDKSSQGTAIKTKYFGQAKGSNLIVLQLESFQNFPINASLDGQVLTPVLNDLAKESYYFSHFFQQIGQGNTSDAEFMSNTSIYPTGVVPMSAGYSDRELPSLPKLLGKEGYESETFHVNDVTFWNRNKMYPALGFNRYFDKPSFENDKFNDFGPSDEELYRVGVEKMAAHQAANQPFYAQFITASSHSPFTVPADRARITIPATITNTLLHDYLQAINYTDYAVGQLINELKANGLWDNTTLVIYGDHFGLPANDEITQQIQTNLNVPYDGNVSRFNIPLLIHTPKQAKGQVIEQPGGQLDILPTVMNLMGVSLKQEKFTAFGHDLLNMDHNAFGIRYYLPTGSFVNNDIMFIPGAGFDDGTAYSLKTYEPVTNLEPYRSDYEHVLSLMKLSDEYVKLLPKRAP, from the coding sequence ATGTTTAATTCCAAAAATAAGCGGATCTCATCACGGACCTTATTTGCCGTGTTATTCATTCTTATGCTGCTGAAGCTGTCGCTTTTGCGGTATTTCTTTTTCCAGGGTCTGTCCGGCATCGGTTTCGTTACTGACGCATTGGGGGCCCTGACCGTGGTATGCATCCTCGATCTGATCGTGCCAAAAACCTGGAAGCGTGCGGTGTACGCAGGTTTCAATGTATTATTCTCGCTGGTATTGTTCGCAGCGACACTCTATAACGTACATTTCAGTTCGGTTCCTACCTATACGGCACTCAGTGAACTGGGCCAAGTCGCTCAGGTTAGGGGCAGTATCGGACCTTTGGTAAGACCGGAGCACTTCCTGTTTTTTGTGGATATCGTACTTGCTCTGCCGATATGGTTGATTTTGCGGAGTCGTCGCACTTCATCTCGCAACAGCAGTTATCGCGACAGTGGACTCCATTTCGGCAGAAGCCGGAGACGATATTGGGGTAAGTTGGGTGTAGCCCTTACGGCTTCATTCTGCATCGTGCTGTCAGGCAGCCTCATAGTCAAAGGGGAGTCAATTGATAATGAACTGGTTCGAGCCGAAAATCTCGGCTTTCTGAATTACCAGGTGTCATCGGCGATTCTGACGAGCAAAGAGAATGAGGCCATTGCGAATGGCAACATTAACGAAACCATTGATAAGATTAATCAACTGGTTAGCAAGTATCCGTACCAGGATAAGTCCAGTCAAGGCACGGCGATCAAAACGAAATATTTTGGTCAGGCCAAAGGAAGCAACCTGATTGTCCTGCAACTGGAGTCATTTCAAAACTTCCCGATCAATGCTTCATTGGATGGCCAGGTATTAACCCCGGTTCTGAATGACCTGGCCAAAGAAAGCTACTATTTCTCTCATTTTTTCCAACAGATCGGACAGGGAAATACGTCGGATGCCGAGTTCATGTCAAACACATCCATCTATCCAACCGGCGTTGTGCCCATGTCAGCAGGGTATAGTGACCGTGAGCTGCCAAGTCTTCCAAAACTGCTTGGCAAAGAAGGATATGAGTCAGAAACGTTCCACGTCAATGACGTTACTTTCTGGAACCGGAACAAAATGTATCCTGCGCTTGGATTCAATCGGTACTTCGACAAGCCGAGTTTCGAGAATGATAAGTTTAATGATTTTGGACCATCGGATGAGGAATTATATCGTGTAGGTGTGGAAAAAATGGCTGCGCATCAGGCTGCTAACCAGCCGTTCTATGCTCAATTCATTACAGCATCCAGCCACTCACCGTTTACGGTTCCTGCGGACCGGGCGAGAATTACCATCCCGGCCACAATCACCAATACGTTGCTGCATGATTATCTGCAAGCGATCAATTATACGGATTATGCGGTAGGTCAGCTGATCAATGAACTTAAGGCAAACGGGTTATGGGATAACACAACACTCGTTATATATGGCGACCATTTCGGTCTGCCGGCAAACGATGAGATTACTCAGCAGATCCAGACCAATCTCAATGTTCCTTATGACGGTAATGTTAGTCGTTTCAACATCCCGCTGTTGATCCACACGCCAAAGCAAGCGAAAGGTCAAGTCATAGAACAGCCTGGCGGCCAATTGGATATTTTGCCAACGGTGATGAACCTGATGGGTGTCTCTTTGAAGCAAGAGAAATTCACAGCCTTTGGACACGATCTGCTTAACATGGACCATAATGCGTTCGGTATCCGGTATTACTTGCCGACAGGTTCATTTGTGAATAATGACATTATGTTCATTCCGGGTGCGGGCTTTGATGATGGAACAGCCTATTCGTTAAAAACGTATGAACCCGTCACGAATTTGGAGCCGTACCGTTCTGATTATGAGCACGTGCTCAGTTTGATGAAGCTGTCAGACGAGTATGTAAAGCTGCTGCCCAAACGTGCACCGTAA
- a CDS encoding metallophosphoesterase family protein, which produces MSDIHGCYDEFNALLEQAAYDPKQDELILLGDYVDRGPKSKEVVEQIMQMQEQYNIIAIKGNHDAMMVKALNHDVEEYDKHWIRNGGLQTLASYAEVSLDDEQLDWDVYTETKQWLRTHFEHHLRFLEQLPLVYEIPGYIFVHAGINPEVEDWRTQSERDFIWIREPFYSRPTSLKETVVFGHTPVKNLHNEPGVWFDPSGDKIGIDGGCAYGARLNLLEISEDGSVQTLFVKRGETRQGPEL; this is translated from the coding sequence ATTAGTGATATTCATGGCTGTTACGACGAATTCAATGCTCTGCTTGAGCAGGCAGCATACGATCCGAAGCAGGACGAGCTGATTTTGTTAGGTGATTATGTGGACCGTGGGCCGAAAAGCAAAGAGGTCGTGGAACAGATTATGCAGATGCAGGAGCAGTATAACATTATTGCGATCAAAGGAAATCATGATGCGATGATGGTCAAGGCGCTGAACCATGATGTCGAGGAATATGACAAACACTGGATTCGCAATGGAGGTTTACAGACGCTGGCAAGCTATGCCGAGGTTTCTTTGGATGATGAGCAGTTGGACTGGGATGTTTATACTGAAACCAAACAGTGGCTCCGTACACACTTCGAACATCATCTTCGTTTTTTGGAACAGCTTCCCCTTGTATACGAAATTCCTGGTTATATCTTTGTACATGCGGGGATTAATCCGGAGGTGGAGGATTGGCGGACCCAGTCAGAGCGTGACTTCATTTGGATTCGGGAGCCGTTCTATTCCAGACCAACCTCGCTTAAGGAGACGGTGGTATTCGGTCATACGCCAGTCAAAAACTTGCATAACGAGCCAGGTGTCTGGTTTGATCCCAGTGGGGACAAGATTGGCATTGATGGTGGATGTGCTTATGGTGCTCGATTGAACTTGCTGGAGATCAGCGAAGACGGAAGTGTGCAGACTCTTTTTGTGAAAAGAGGAGAGACCCGGCAGGGTCCCGAGCTTTAA
- a CDS encoding ABC transporter substrate-binding protein translates to MVRFSKGFKGWTIILLLMVVVITGCSANSESKVEQDFPSGAGASGESTSETKEKEAETRVVQDEFGDVTIPVHPQRIAGIYVEDYLKALDITPVVQWYNPMWGVQEYLDLDVPRFDLTGSIEALLQYDPDLIIVDGVDAATYEMYSKVAPTYRLPEEILQDSNQILTTIADVVGKPEKGAEVVAEFEGKIADAKSKLQEAIGNETVAVVRLNVTEKTLALFGVKNRLTGFIYSGVGLTPHPLAANMKEYQELLSEEAIPELDADHIIVFPSNGNWSSKENEAAIKVLDGKLWQSLPAVKNKHVYMMERSHWQSGAVIANSMKIDDLLQKMAP, encoded by the coding sequence ATGGTAAGATTCAGTAAAGGGTTTAAAGGGTGGACGATCATATTGTTACTCATGGTTGTAGTTATAACGGGCTGTAGTGCAAATTCGGAGTCGAAGGTTGAGCAGGATTTTCCATCCGGGGCTGGAGCTTCAGGTGAGAGTACATCTGAAACAAAAGAAAAAGAAGCAGAGACACGTGTTGTTCAGGATGAATTCGGGGATGTGACGATTCCGGTGCATCCGCAGCGGATTGCTGGTATCTATGTGGAAGATTATCTCAAGGCTCTTGATATCACGCCTGTAGTACAGTGGTATAATCCGATGTGGGGCGTACAGGAATATCTGGATCTGGATGTGCCACGGTTCGATTTGACCGGGAGTATTGAAGCGTTGCTTCAATATGATCCGGATCTAATCATTGTGGATGGAGTGGATGCAGCGACATATGAGATGTACTCCAAGGTAGCACCGACGTATCGTTTGCCTGAGGAAATTTTGCAGGATTCCAATCAGATCTTGACAACCATTGCGGATGTTGTCGGTAAACCTGAAAAGGGTGCAGAAGTTGTGGCTGAATTTGAAGGCAAGATTGCAGATGCCAAGTCAAAGCTACAAGAAGCGATTGGAAATGAGACAGTAGCCGTTGTACGCCTGAATGTGACTGAGAAGACGTTAGCTTTGTTTGGTGTGAAGAATCGTCTTACAGGATTTATCTATTCAGGTGTTGGATTAACACCTCATCCGTTGGCAGCTAACATGAAGGAATATCAGGAGTTACTGTCAGAAGAGGCGATTCCGGAGCTGGATGCCGATCACATTATAGTGTTCCCTTCCAATGGGAATTGGTCTTCCAAAGAGAACGAGGCGGCCATCAAAGTATTGGACGGAAAGTTGTGGCAGTCGCTTCCGGCCGTTAAAAACAAACATGTGTACATGATGGAAAGATCACACTGGCAATCGGGAGCCGTCATAGCGAATTCAATGAAGATTGATGATCTCTTGCAAAAAATGGCTCCATAA
- a CDS encoding AraC family transcriptional regulator, whose protein sequence is MEKGMIIFVPVGKSIVIEDSTGTENELQFYKLDLTVAEVKEDTSNRMNMRDTTEHHRFLKGIDIQGSLSLIELNYSPWSSCLEPLAQILRQQTARDWLEQWEVQLRFQEWFRILLRQSDPETEEPNDRVRLQSSIRYIHEHYNQAITVDDLAADIRLTRASYTRQFKESTGKLPLDYVNAVRLERSKQLLQLTDDRLHDIAQNVGFNNEYYFGRRFKQYAGISPGLYRRHHRQDARVFAPYLEDFVLALGVRPMLQYSHRSWGRQHYLGLEDVPEFDVTQLDAGFNETNVPEFIMLNGGHERWNLERFEQVAPTFYVDHQGEHWRSILKSTADVLGKVSRVQDVIGDYEEKAQEAKNRLARHMRGKTVAFLRISASEITLYGNQYGYVGPVLYQDLGLTPHVCVQQWANQSRRVGIGLEQLCQLEADHFFITFDNMDSAYRGEERKLLEREEWKRLPAVKSGHVYEVDFMTWMNYGVISHGKKIDDILRFMA, encoded by the coding sequence ATGGAAAAAGGTATGATTATATTTGTTCCCGTTGGAAAATCCATTGTAATTGAAGATTCTACTGGGACAGAGAATGAATTGCAATTTTATAAACTGGATCTGACGGTGGCTGAGGTGAAAGAGGATACTTCGAACCGTATGAATATGAGAGACACGACTGAGCACCATAGATTTCTTAAAGGGATAGATATCCAAGGATCATTATCTCTTATCGAGCTAAATTACAGTCCGTGGAGTTCCTGTTTGGAACCCTTGGCACAGATATTACGCCAACAGACAGCTCGTGATTGGCTGGAACAGTGGGAGGTACAACTACGCTTCCAGGAATGGTTCAGGATCTTGCTTCGGCAAAGTGATCCCGAGACCGAGGAACCGAATGACCGCGTACGGCTTCAAAGTTCCATTCGTTATATTCACGAACACTATAATCAGGCCATAACGGTTGACGATTTAGCGGCTGATATCCGGCTTACCAGGGCCAGTTATACTCGGCAATTCAAAGAAAGTACGGGTAAGCTTCCGCTTGACTATGTGAATGCTGTTCGATTGGAACGCTCCAAACAGCTATTGCAACTGACGGATGATCGTCTGCATGATATCGCTCAGAATGTGGGATTTAATAACGAGTATTATTTCGGCCGTCGCTTTAAGCAGTATGCTGGCATTTCACCAGGATTGTATCGGCGTCATCATCGTCAAGACGCGCGTGTATTTGCACCTTATCTGGAAGACTTCGTACTGGCTCTTGGAGTAAGGCCGATGTTGCAATATTCCCATCGTTCCTGGGGCAGACAACACTATTTGGGATTGGAAGATGTTCCTGAATTCGATGTTACTCAGTTGGATGCAGGGTTTAATGAGACGAATGTGCCCGAGTTTATTATGCTGAACGGTGGACACGAACGCTGGAACTTGGAGCGGTTTGAGCAAGTAGCACCTACGTTTTATGTGGATCATCAGGGTGAGCACTGGCGTTCCATTTTGAAATCTACCGCGGATGTGCTTGGAAAAGTAAGCCGTGTGCAGGATGTAATAGGTGACTATGAAGAAAAAGCGCAGGAAGCCAAGAACCGATTGGCACGGCATATGCGTGGGAAAACAGTTGCTTTTTTACGTATTTCTGCATCGGAAATTACACTCTATGGGAACCAGTACGGTTACGTAGGTCCTGTATTGTATCAGGATCTTGGATTAACACCGCATGTTTGTGTTCAGCAATGGGCGAATCAAAGTAGAAGAGTCGGTATTGGGCTTGAGCAGCTATGTCAGCTTGAGGCAGATCATTTCTTTATTACATTTGACAATATGGATTCTGCATATCGAGGAGAGGAGCGGAAGCTCCTGGAGAGAGAGGAGTGGAAACGACTGCCTGCCGTGAAAAGCGGTCACGTATATGAGGTCGATTTTATGACCTGGATGAATTATGGAGTTATTTCCCACGGGAAGAAGATCGATGATATACTGCGATTTATGGCTTAA